A section of the Triticum dicoccoides isolate Atlit2015 ecotype Zavitan chromosome 7A, WEW_v2.0, whole genome shotgun sequence genome encodes:
- the LOC119332814 gene encoding F-box protein At5g07610-like, with translation MKLIDSRSCERGLLEMVEKSGTETGCQLPWETRPRRFKCVSVPWLDLIADPANRNKLPQTLAGFLYTSIGGGNRHHFASVSGNGAAPFEPSLPYLQPNKDKGMVQVDACNGLLLYPSIMVNPWAWAEDDCRFAVCNPATGRWVDLPPQPQAPAGRYRYNCMAGLAFDPAVSSHFHVFCFEKTSVETYKTGVNIYSSQTGAWSRRDGGIAEKVVLFFYSKAVFLNGMMYVIGNPNGISNEYALLGMDMEGKVRKTIPMPYGRRFGAIGSSQGCLLYAVASVDDNNKTLDSETELWCLKDCDSEEFVLKHTASIDELISMTGEKYRVVGIHPDCDTIYLVSRGGDTMVPYDMQHQKVGCILNLEKNTQRFLPYVPLFSESLADGDGQ, from the exons ATGAAGCTAATTGATTCAAGATCATGTGAAAGAGGATTGCTGGAGATGGTTGAGAAAAGTGGAACTGAAACT GGTTGTCAGCTTCCTTGGGAAACTCGACCACGCCGCTTCAAATGCGTCTCCGTCCCCTGGCTCGACCTCATCGCCGACCCCGCCAACCGCAACAAGCTGCCTCAGACCCTTGCCGGCTTCCTCTACACGTCTATCGGCGGCGGGAATCGCCACCACTTCGCCAGCGTCTCCGGCAATGGCGCAGCCCCGTTCGAACCTTCCCTCCCTTACTTGCAGCCTAACAAGGACAAGGGCATGGTCCAGGTGGACGCCTGCAATGGCCTCCTTCTCTACCCATCGATCATGGTGAACCCTTGGGCTTGGGCAGAGGATGATTGCCGTTTTGCGGTGTGCAATCCGGCCACTGGGAGGTGGGTGGACCTGCCCCCTCAACCGCAGGCACCCGCGGGCAGATATAGATACAACTGTATGGCAGGTCTGGCTTTTGATCCGGCAGTCTCATCCCATTTCCACGTTTTTTGTTTTGAGAAGACCTCTGTGGAAACGTACAAGACAGGAGTGAACATCTACTCGTCGCAAACAGGAGCCTGGAGTCGCAGAGATGGTGGGATTGCTGAGAAAGTGGTGCTGTTCTTCTATAGCAAGGCTGTCTTTCTCAACGGTATGATGTACGTGATTGGCAACCCGAACGGCATCAGCAACGAGTATGCACTCCTGGGGATGGACATGGAGGGCAAAGTGCGGAAGACTATCCCTATGCCATACGGTCGAAGATTTGGTGCGATTGGATCGTCGCAGGGGTGCTTACTCTATGCTGTAGCTTCCGTCGATGATAACAATAAAACACTAGATTCTGAGACAGAACTCTGGTGCCTCAAGGATTGTGACAGTGAAGAATTCGTTCTGAAGCACACTGCCAGCATCGATGAGCTTATCAGCATGACTGGGGAGAAGTACAGGGTGGTTGGGATTCATCCAGATTGCGACACCATTTACCTGGTTTCACGTGGAGGTGATACCATGGTACCGTATGATATGCAACATCAGAAAGTTGGCTGTATCCTTAATCTCGAGAAGAATACACAACGATTTCTACCTTATGTTCCTCTGTTCTCGGAGTCATTAGCAGATGGAGATGGGCAGTAG
- the LOC119329990 gene encoding protein FRA10AC1-like, with product MASLGRLKSAIFDREERRMQYQSHIRGLNAYDRHKKFMKDYVQFYGHGKNVDNSLPIKTDKDTLREGYRFILTEEDDMDSTWEKRLVKRYYDKLFKEYCIADMTQYKKGKIGLRWRTEKEVISGKGQFICGNRHCDEKHGLGSYEVNFSYVEAGEQKQALVKLVACKGCAEKLAYKRLKEKEKEKQEDPYGEKEIELKDRDKRKREHEESDDTSEDEAKKDRRKKKDRKGASSRSSGNNDEGFEEFLEGMFP from the exons ATGGCATCGCTGGGGCGGCTCAAGTCCGCCATCTTCGACAGGGAGGAGAGGAGGAT GCAGTACCAGTCACACATCCGGGGGCTCAACGCGTACGATCGCCACAAGAAGTTCATGAAGGATTATG TTCAGTTTTATGGCCATGGGAAAAATGTGGATAACAGTCTGCCCATCAAAACTGATAAGGATACATTGAGAGAAGGATACAG GTTCATTCTTACCGAGGAAGATGACATGGATTCAACTTGGGAGAAGAGGCTGGTCAAACGTTACTATGACAAGCTTTTTAAAGA GTATTGCATTGCTGACATGACCCagtataaaaaaggcaag ATTGGATTGAGATGGAGAACAGAAAAAGAAGTGATATCTGGCAAAG GGCAATTTATCTGTGGCAATAGGCATTGTGATGAAAAACATGGGCTAGGTAGTTATGAG GTGAATTTTTCTTATGTTGAAGCAGGGGAGCAGAAACAAGCACTAGTGAAGCTGGTAGCTTGCAAGGG ATGTGCAGAAAAGCTTGCTTATAAGAGGCTGaaggagaaagagaaagagaagcaGGAAGATCCCTACGGTGAAAAGGAAATTGAGTTGAAAGACAGGGACAAGAGAAAGAG AGAACATGAAGAAAGTGATGATACCTCTGAGGATGAGGCCAAGAAAGATAGAAGAAAGAAAAAAG ATCGGAAGGGAGCTTCTTCAAGGAGTTCAGGAAACAATGATGAAGGTTTCGAAGAGTTCCTCGAAGGCATGTTCCCATGA
- the LOC119332443 gene encoding E3 ubiquitin-protein ligase RHA1B-like, protein MGFPAVYSEMPRLLLNLLFLLGHLRRLSSWLLRLVGAGVDDDHLSFDYSDAGSDAYFADHHLHTQHHHDHGHGLEELEEHSPAVRFDALSAASEGDDSTPLLPEGCAVCLGDFHGAARVRRPRGCRHVFHRGCLDGWAAHGHRTCPLCRAPLLPPAPASLSPVLLPMPLPAS, encoded by the coding sequence ATGGGGTTCCCGGCGGTGTACTCGGAGATGCCCAGGCTGCTGCTCAACCTCCTcttcctgctcggccacctccgccGCCTCTCCTCCTGGCTGCTCCGCCTCGTCGGCGCCGGCGTCGACGACGACCACCTCAGCTTCGACTACTCGGACGCCGGCTCCGACGCCTACTTCGCCGACCACCACCTCCACACGCAGCACCACCACGACCACGGCCACGGCCTGGAGGAGCTGGAGGAGCACTCCCCGGCCGTGCGCTTCGACGCGCTCTCCGCTGCTTCCGAGGGCGACGACAGCACGCCGCTGCTGCCGGAGGGCTGCGCGGTGTGCCTCGGCGACTTCCACGGCGCCGCCCGGGTGCGCCGGCCGCGCGGGTGCCGCCACGTCTTCCACCGCGGATGCCTCGACGGCTGGGCCGCCCACGGCCACCGCACCTGCCCGCTCTGCCGGGCGCCGCTCCTCCCGCCGGCGCCGGCGTCTCTGAGTCCCGTCCTCCTGCCcatgccgctgccggcgtcgtga